The Schistocerca nitens isolate TAMUIC-IGC-003100 chromosome 8, iqSchNite1.1, whole genome shotgun sequence genome includes the window cctgacatgtaggctgctccACAAAGCAGGTCAATACTATTCCCACTCAACACCCCCTTTGTGCAGAGCAGCCTATTTGGCACGACCCTAAATAACATGCACGCCTGTATCTCCATAAATATTAGAGCTACAAGTTATAAACACCCCTATGATAGTCCTCTCAAGGCAAGGAGTTAGTGTGTCAAATTTGGCTCACTTTGGTCTAGGGATCTAGGAACAGTTCTTACATTATATGCATATGCTCTGctcgtactctctctctctctctctctctctctctctctctcaaaccttttctccatccctgcagctttgtctgCATACATGTGTCACATATTATGAGCTCAACCCTTGGTACATCTCCTCCTTTCCTCACTCTCTACCCATCATCTCCTTGCcacaccctctctctctgtccatctcctcttcccaacCTTTCTATGTCTTTACATCTCCTCCTACCTCATCTCCCTCTCATCCCCTCCTGCACCTCCTCTCCCTATCCACCCCACCTGCACCTCTTCTATCTCATCCTTCCCTAAggcacggccatctgtatatgtagTCCTGCGAAAAGACTTCAATGAAGCAGGTTGGTACTACACTCACAACACACCTTTCAAGCAGCCAGCCTATATGGAAAGGGCTTGGACATCGTTTTTCCTGCGATGTGTAGGCTGTCACACAAAGTAGGCTGATAAAGCAGACCCATTACAACATGCCTGTTTGGCCAGGCAGCCTACACATTGGGAGTTGGAAAACCACTTCTTGCCCACTGAGTGTAGGCTACCCTGAAAAGTAGGTCAATAAGGGTGGTTGATACCATTCTCACAGAAGACACATCACACAGGGCACCTTATATGGTGGGGTCTTAAAAACACATCTGTGTGTCCATAAATATTGGAGCTAGACCATTATAAATGCCCATATGTTACTCCTCTTGGGGCAAGGAGTTAGTGTGTCAGATTTAGTCCACTTTGGTCCAGGCAACTGGGAGGAGTTATTAcacgcatacatacatacatacataagtgcAGTTATATGTATATATAGCTATAGACCAGCCTTTTTGCCGAGGCTTTGCCAGCGAATGCATTCAGCAAATACATTGAATTCAACtctacctcctcttcctcctctgtaATGTCACCTATTCCTCcctctgtctatccatctcctcctccctcccatatctgtctgtctgctcctcctcctcactttctctgtctcttcatctcctctttCCTCCATCTTTGTGCATTTCCTCCATCCCTTCTCATTGACTATaatcttcctccccctccctctgaccatatcttcctctcCCTCTTTACACCTCCAGCTCCTGCTTTTTCCACCTGCTCACTACCCCTTGACAACATCCACCTGCCACATGCACCTCCCCACCTCCACTCTCTATCAATCTCAACTtgtccccagccatgctcattAGGAAGTGTTGTCCCTGCAGTGCAGTTCAATAAAGCTCAGGTAATACTACTCCACAACACAACTGTCATGCAGTGCAGGCTACATGCCAGGGGACTGAAACTCATTTATTTCACCTTGATGTATAGGATGGCCACGCAAAGCAGGTCATTAAGGCAGGCTGAAATTACGCAGCACACctatcatgcagggcagcctacatctcAGGACCTGGTAAGCCATTTCTTGCCCCTGAAATGTAGGCTgaatgcaaagcaggttgatctaACAGGCAATAGCCTATATGCCACGAGCTGGAAATTACATGTTTTTGCCCAGATCTCCACTCCTATCAGAGCTATTTGGTGATACTTGTGAggtctgctgtttctgtgccagatttcattgactctctctctctctctctctctctctctctctctctctctctccccccccccccccccttccccgccggCACTGGGAAGCCTGCAGCTTGCTGGCAgctggaaaactgtttcttgccccCAACATGTTGCCTGCCCTCCAAAGCAGGTCAATCAGGCAATGGAAAATCTTTTTCCACAACGTGCCTGTCATGCAGAACAGCCTATACACTGTGGGGTGGAGAAAATATGTTTCTGCCCTGTTTCCACTCCTTTTGGGGCCAGGAGGTTATAaaacccacagtgctgatacttgtgTGGCCTGCTTTATCTGTCCCAGATTTGGTTGGATTCAGTTCAGGGATTTGGGAGGAGACACACACTCACACCCTCTGTTTTATACAGATAACAAATTAATGCTTTAATGGATAAAAATGGTGGCTCCATGAGACTATTGCAGATAAGGGCATCCATAATGAAAGTTCCAGTGCCAAAATTATGTAGAAATAGAACCACTGTCCAGAAGGACGTCGAAgttgaacagcatgttattgatGAAGGGGGAAATgccatgaaaaaaagaaaaacaattaacggAAATCTGACCAATAAACAGCACTGTTAAGTGTCAGAAGATGCACACCAAGAGATGTGCAGCACACAGCTGTTTCTCAGTTTGCATCTGAGATGTGCAAGATAATTGTCTCTATGAAGGATCATGTGCTGCTGGTAAAAgtcttttacaagaatggtgactggatgccagtagccctgcagaagtcctGGATATGGAAAAAGCATTGGTTTGATTCCTGCTAAAGGTTTggaaaaaatgtttacaaaattctAAGAGACAGATTCTTAAAAGTGCAATGTAGAAGAGGGACGGAAGCGGGGATCCAATGTCTGTTGAAGCCATGGCCACATCATCGTAGAGACTGATTGGTGGTGTGCAAATATGCAGTGCACAGGGCTCTGCCTGAATGCTGGACATGCCCGCGAGCATGGTGTAcaaaatcctacgaaacgtcctGCATCGCTATCCTTACAAGATCATCCGTGTTCAGGAGCTGCTTCCGGCTGACCAGGCAGCAAGACAAATGTTTATTCTGGAATTTATGGCTTGAATGGGAGTGGacaaacaaaggtaatggaacattctgtagacagatgaagcccatttccatctccaagtacATATCAATATGCAGAATTCCAGTATATAGCCAATGGAAAATCTGCATgcacatcaaccagtaccacttcattctgtaaaGATGACTGTATGGTGTGGCTTGACAGCATTccttatcatagggccatattttttttgaggagatgagtcctgtatgttttgttacctgtactgtcactggtaaacacTACCGGAATCTTTTActccaatctgttgtggaacatactgtttctaGATTTCAACTTGTAGCAGACAGCAGGGTGAGCATACTGAACAAGTCTTGCACCAATTTCAAGATAATTAATAACTaatctaattttgctttttatgtggtctTTGTccccagggcaattaaaaaccaatgtcacTTTGCTTTTTGATTTTGCTTTTGATTTTTCCCACCTAATGTGGTACAACCTTGCCATGGAAACAAAAGATTTTCAAGCCTCTAGTGTGCAGCCTGCCCtacatgacaggtgtgttgtgggagtagtatcagcctgctttactGAACTATATGCAGGGGCTACAAAAGCCAATGAGCATGTCGGGAGATAGGTTGAGAATGATAGAGGAGGGGATTgagagagtgagggggaggaggacatTGATGAAAAGACAGTGGCGCAAAAGGATATGGTTacagaggaaggggggagggagggagggagggagagggagggagaggggggagagggggaagagggagagggagggagagggagggagaggggggagagggggaaggaggggggaacaGTGAGAGGGGAGCAGCATGGCGGAGGGATCAGTGAGGGGGGAGCGGCGAGGAAGGGGGGGAGCGGCGAGGAAGGGGGGGAGCGGCGAGGAAGGGGGGGAGCGGCGAGGAAGGGGGGGAGCGGCGAGGAAGGGGGGGAGCGGCGAGGAAGGGGGGGAGCGGCGAGGAAGGGGGGGAGCGGCGAGGAAGGGGGGGAGCGGCGAGGAGGGGGGGGAGCGGCGAGGAAGGGGGGGAGCGGCGAGGAAGGGGGGGAGCGGCGAGGAAGGGGGGGAGCGGCGAGGAAGGGGGGAGCGGCGAGGGGGGGAGCGGCGAGGGGGGGAGGTGGTAGGGGGGAGCGGCGAGGGGGGGGGTGTGGCGAGGGGGGGGAGCGGCGAGGGGGGGGTGCGGCGAGGGGGGGGAGCGGCGAGGGGGGGGAGCAGCGAGGGGGAAGAGCAGCGAGGGGGGGGGAGCAGTGAGGGAGGAGATGatgagacagagagagtggggaggaggagataaggCAGACAGAGGTGGGACGATGAGGTGAACAGCCAGAAGGAGAAAGgaaacagagggggaggaggagtcgAGTTCACTATGTGTGTCAAATGCATCTGCGGGTGAAGCTGCGGGGGAAAAAAAAATAACAATGGAGGCCCCATGACTGGTTGCAATGCCAGAAGACCGTAACAACGAGAACAAAGACCCACAGGAGATTGGCAACGGCTGTAGGGACTGGCAGTTGCACCTCTTAGGTCACGTTATTGGTGAAAAATTACTAGATATAGTACCTACTATAAATCACTAACCTGAAATGGGCTAACTgcataaaacaaacagcaggatAAGCAGATTTTAAGGagaaattcattgggagaatcttaaagaaatgtaattccTCTGCAAAAGGAGAGAATTTCAACACACTTTTTTGACATTCTTGTGACTTGCTCATTGGTCTACGGCCCTTACCATGTATGATTAATAGAATAGATACAGAATTTCCAGCAAAGATCAGCACACTTTGTTATGGGATCATTATGTCAACacaagagtgttacagagatgttcaacaaactccactgacactacaagagaagcattgtgatGTATGGAGAAGTCTACTGTTAAAATTCAAAGAGCGTACAGTTCAGGAAGGATCAGTCGGTACATTGTGTCCTTCCATATATTCCTTGTGAAATGATCAtgatgagaaaatcagagaaattagaaatGATACAGACGTCCACAAACAAGCATTTTCTCCTTGCTCCACTTGTGAATGGATCAGAGAAAGGAGGGGGTGGATGTTGTGGGAGGTACCATAACTACCTTCTGCCACACATGATAAGGTGGCTGGTGGAGTATACATATACATGTAAATTCAGAGAGCAGAATTTGTCAATAATTAGAAAAAAAGAGTAAGATGTGAGGACTCCTTTGTTGCAAACCATAGAGGTAGGGTAAGGACAGTAAGTTTTTCATACACTGAGCTATCCAGTTATTGTGGATTTCATAGCTAGGCTTCTAAATCTGAATTTTAGAGCAAACATCTGTGGCAAAAAGCTTACTAGTCTTGTAATAATATAATTCTCCTCCACTGTTATTTGAAGAGCAGTACACCCGAGCTGGGCTAGTTGTATGTAGTTTCCTCCGCTCCCTCTTGCTGTGACAATCCTTTCCCCTCTACCCAGATAATCACCATTTATGACAATAGAGGAAAGTAGAAGAACAATGAAAGGACAGATAAAAATGTCTTAACatatctccagaaaaaaaaaaaaaaaaaaaaacaatttcttgGGGAAGAGTGAGGAGGCATGGTGGTCATCCAGTAAAGTGACTTCAACCAGACATAAAATACTTACAGCCATACCCACTACATTCAAATGCCTGTATATTAGCAAACAACTTACCACTGTTCTATACAAACAACACAGTAGCTGTGAGTGCATGGCAAAACTATATCTGGTTTTCTCTCCAAACAAATGCAGCAATCATTAGCACCACTTGTAAGTGTGGCTCTCTCCTCCAGTATCATGGATGTGTTAATTAACCTCTGAGTAGGCAAACTATGTGACTCTGACATTAATGCTGGGCTTTCAAAGGTATTAGAGGTACTGCCATTATGCTGGCTGTTGTTAACTTCCATTCCAGTCACTGGCTGGTTGGTTGCACAATCACTGCTTTGCTCTGCTACTAGCAGTTGACTCTGTAGAGACCGGCAAACCTAAAACAAGAAAAGGGTTGTGACTGTTCACTTCCTCTCAGGGTAATCGATGAAAGAAATTTATGGGTGTATCTTTGTGTCCAATGGTGTAACATTTTGGCAATGTGGTCCATTGGCAGAACATTGTACCTGTTAGACATGGAAATTTGGCTATACAGCACTGAATTATACTTTGCAGAAAAAAAGTTGTATTGGAAGAAATTTTAAATGCCCTTTTGCATAACAGTAATGGTAAATTCTGTGTGAACTGAAGGCAATGCAATACAGTGAAATAAAAGGAAACTGAACTAACACTTACTTTCAAAAAGTCACCGAGGCTGAAGAGCCTATGCCCTTCGATTTGTTTTGTAGAAGGGTCAAAttttacacacaatattttaacaGTTCCCTTCCATAATAATGTTGAGTCAGTCCCTTTCTTTACAAGAAAGAATAACTGTTTGCCATTTCTATCAGCACAGTGACTGcatctgaaaataaaatataattcactTTCAATGAATACGAAAACTACATAAGTATGTTTGAAATACATCACCAACAGTTACACATTTAAAGTgacaatggaagcaacactaacaGTATTAGTAGGAGTAAtagtagaaaaaatatgttgtacattcGGTACTTATGTAATTAAACTACATATCTAACAATGGAAAggccaggttggaatatcaacaatattatgaaaaggatagattgctactcaccgtaaagataacacactgagttgcagacaggcataacagaaagactgttacacattgagcttttggtCAAAGCCTTCTTAAGAACAGAAAACATACATATATTCATACAAACAGGCACACATCATGCACACGTGACAGCTATCTCTGACAGTTGGGGTCAAAATGCAACTGTTGTGTTCACTGAAATCAGTGAtcaggaatggggagaagagaaggtagGAGAGGGATATAGCAAGGTACAGGTGTGGGGAAAGGAGAGCACTGTCTGTGAGAGACTTGATGGCAGAAGACAAGGTTGTCAGGTGTAGTGTAAAGAGACTGGGAGGGGGATTGGGAGTGGAAAATATTATCACAGAAGGGGAGAAGACTGGTAGGTGAATTGGCATGGAGCGGCACACCGTGACGGTGAGGGGACATAActtggggaggaggtgataggacagaggggacaGAAACTCTTTGGTGGAGGGTTTGGAGATATTAGATTACCACAggctggggtggggggtgggaggggttaattttgggagcagagaacATGTTCTAAAGATAATTCCCATCTGTCCAGGTCAGAAAAGATGGTGGTGAAGGGGAGGATTCAGGATGACAAGGAAACTGGATCATCTAACAGCCTCACTCGCAGTCACTCACACAATCACACTAGCTCACAAGCTTCAAGATAATGTAAATACAGTCAGATGTTCTAAAATTGATAATTAAAACACAAGTTATACAAGAGGAAAGCTAAAATAATTACATAGGTATATGTGGCTCACTGATAACTTACAAAATACATACATGAGTCTGACACCCTGATAACATGTTACAAAGTTCCCTAAAATTTTGGGGAAAAAGTTGAACATTGCGCAGCATCTTGAAATCGTATCATTTGTATCATTGAGATAGAGGGCAAATCTGTCTGCAAATTAGCTGCTGCCCTCTTGTCAGAATTTAGAACAGAATCCACTAAAATGTgtcaatgaaaataatattttttttgaaaatatgacgaAACAGGTAAGAAAGGCTGCTCACCTGctggtggcaggagaaaacacatacaAAAGTTAGGGTAATGTGCAAACTTTAGGaactagtggctccttcttcttgcagaagaactgaagggaaaggaagagaggtgaaggaaaaggattgtgaAGGATTAGGAAATGGTGACAAttatgggaaagtcacccagaaccctgggtcaggggagccttactggacaggatgagaaagaaagagTTTCCTTCTTGTCCTATTCaataagtctctcctgacccaggGTTCTAGGTGACTTTTTCTTGGTGGAAGGAACCACTGGCTTCAAAAACTTGCATATCTCCAtaacttttgtgtgtgttttctcatGTTACcgcttggtga containing:
- the LOC126199376 gene encoding RING finger protein 141-like; translated protein: MGQSNSTDSVIPQTVENLHDDICRQARLLSEIAALSYDDLQECIKQLNQLCSHCADRNGKQLFFLVKKGTDSTLLWKGTVKILCVKFDPSTKQIEGHRLFSLGDFLKVCRSLQSQLLVAEQSSDCATNQPVTGMEVNNSQHNGSTSNTFESPALMSESHSLPTQRLINTSMILEERATLTSGANDCCICLERKPDIVLPCTHSYCVVCIEQWNVNHKTCPICREACESTDDSWVISEVPGAHEINEAICSALMGLPSTSGTPK